The Salvia miltiorrhiza cultivar Shanhuang (shh) chromosome 1, IMPLAD_Smil_shh, whole genome shotgun sequence genome has a window encoding:
- the LOC131010168 gene encoding uncharacterized mitochondrial protein AtMg00310-like — translation MDMELGYRFGTRSERFQSLDALLSLASSFSLFLVLFLSSPVVATSFFLLYSEPGRITLIKAVLQAIPIYQLSFSCVPKSVVRNLNSIFVKFLWGGGGGNSGSIAWIKWGVLCSNKSEGGLGFKNLEWFSWASVSKWIWRYLEGEEALWVRVLRSVHGDVVWGGEGGAGLGCPGVGRGWWPKILNLGGRASGGWFLQNLSRSIGNGRNTKFWGNRWLGAKPLRYVDPRLFRLCVDRDVSVEKFGNWVEGTWLWEFRWRRQLFGVGERIA, via the exons ATGGACATGGAGCTCGGCTATCGGTTCGGAACCCGCAGCGAGAGATTTCAAAGCTTGGATGCTCTCCTTTCGTTAGCTTCTAGTTTCTCGCTTTTCcttgttctttttctttcttcccCGGTGGTTGCTACATCTTTCTTTCTCCTGTACTCTGAACCTG GTCGTATCACTTTGATTAAAGCGGTCTTGCAAGCAATACCTATATATCAGCTCTCGTTCTCTTGTGTTCCAAAATCGGTCGTGAGAAACCTTAATTCTATCTTTGTCAAGTTCTTGTGGGGTGGGGGCGGGGGGAACTCGGGGTCTATAGCGTGGATTAAATGGGGTGTCTTATGCTCTAATAAAAGTGAAGGAGGGCTGGGGTTTAAGAATCTTGAATGGTTTAGTTGGGCGTCAGTGAGTAAGTGGATTTGGAGATACTTGGAGGGAGAAGAGGCACTGTGGGTGAGGGTGTTGAGATCAGTTCATGGTGATGTTGTTTGGGGAGGGGAAGGaggggctgggctgggctgtcCGGGTGTGGGTAGGGGGTGGTGGCCGAAGATACTTAACCTGGGAGGGAGAGCGAGTGGGGGCTGGTTCTTACAAAATCTATCCCGTTCTATTGGTAACGGGAGGAATACAAAATTTTGGGGTAATAGATGGTTGGGGGCTAAACCTCTTAGGTATGTTGACCCGAGGCTCTTTCGTTTGTGTGTTGATAGAGATGTGTCGGTTGAGAAGTTCGGGAACTGGGTGGAGGGGACGTGGTTGTGGGAGTTTAGGTGGAGAAGGCAGTTGTTCGGAGTGGGAGAAAGGATTGCTTAA